Sequence from the Gemmatimonadota bacterium genome:
TGGGTAAACGGTGAACGGGGAACGGGGAACGGGGAACGGGGGCGCGGCCGCTGGCCGCTGGCCGCTGGCCGCGCTTGGTGAGGAGTGAGGGGGATGGGCGGATTGACCCCCTCACCCCTCACCAAGTTCGTCCCGTTCACCGTTCACCGCTCACCCTTTAATGCAGCAACTCCGCCAACAACCGCAGATCCAGCGCCTGCGTCCATTCGCCGCCCACCACCGCCATCCGGCCGGGCTCTGCCAGCAGCGCGGCGTGCACGCTGCCGCGACGGTTCTTCTTGTCGCCTTGCATCGCCGTCATGATCGCCTCGCGGGAGAGCCCCGGCGGCGGGGCGACCGGCAGTCCCACGGCGCGCAACCAGGCAGCGGCCCGGTCCGACGTGCCGGGGGCCGTGACGCCCATCGCCTCGCCGAGGCGGCTCTCGAGCACCAGGCCGATCGCGACGGCTTCGCCGTGGGGCAGGGCGTAGTGGCTCACCTGCTCCAGCGCGTGCGCAATGGTGTGCCCGGCATTGAGCGAGGCGCGGCGGCCGCGCTCGTGCTCGTCCTCCATCACGACGGCGGCCTTGATCGCGACACTGCGGTCGATCAGCGTCGTCAGGGCCTCGAGGTCGCGGCGCGCGATCGCGTCGCGGTGCGCCTCGATCCACTGGCCGTAGGTCGCATCGGTGATCAACGCATGTTTGACTGCCTCGGCGAGTCCCTCGCGGAACGGCCGGTCCGGCAGCGTGCGCAACAGGGTCGGATCGCAGCAGACGGCGAGCGGCGGATGGAAGGCACCGACGAGGTTCTTCCCTGCAGGCGTATCGACGCCGGTTTTGCCACCGACCGAAGCATCGATCATCGCCAGCGTGCTGGTTGCCACGGCCAGCCACGGGACGCCCCGGAGGTAGGTGGCCGCGACGAAGCCGACGAGATCGGAGGTGACGCCGCCACCGAAGGAGACCAGGACGG
This genomic interval carries:
- the aroB gene encoding 3-dehydroquinate synthase, with protein sequence MLVGAGAFGQVRALLDATHPGHHAVVIADATVAGLLPSPLPGALQLTFPSGEGSKSRAEWSRLTDDLLSRHLGRDTVLVSFGGGVTSDLVGFVAATYLRGVPWLAVATSTLAMIDASVGGKTGVDTPAGKNLVGAFHPPLAVCCDPTLLRTLPDRPFREGLAEAVKHALITDATYGQWIEAHRDAIARRDLEALTTLIDRSVAIKAAVVMEDEHERGRRASLNAGHTIAHALEQVSHYALPHGEAVAIGLVLESRLGEAMGVTAPGTSDRAAAWLRAVGLPVAPPPGLSREAIMTAMQGDKKNRRGSVHAALLAEPGRMAVVGGEWTQALDLRLLAELLH